Genomic segment of Umezawaea sp. Da 62-37:
GGCGGTTTCGCCGACGAGCCCCCCTTCTAGACCGCGCACCGGTCACCAGACAACCCACACCGCGTTCATTCCGGTTTACCCAGGAGCTAACACATGGCCAAGCCGCCTGTGCGCAAGCCCAAGAAGAAGGTCTGCGCCTTCTGCAAGGACAAGAGCGCCACTCAGATCGACTACAAAGACACCACCATGCTGCGGAAGTTCATCTCCGACCGCGGCAAGATCCGCGCGCGTCGCGTGACGGGCAACTGCTCGCAGCACCAGCGCGACGTCGCCATCGCCGTGAAGAACTCGCGTGAGATGGCACTGCTGCCCTACACCTCGACCGCCCGCTGAGCTGAGAGAGAGCCCAGAAAATGAAGCTCATCCTCACCGCTGACGTGAGCGGCCTCGGCGACCCCGGCGACATCGTCGAGGTCAAGGACGGCTACGGCCGCAACTACCTGCTGCCCCGCGGTCTGGCCATCCTGGCCACCAAGGGCGCGACCAAGCAGGTCGAGGTCATCCGCCGTGCCCAGGAGACGCGCCGCGTGCGCGACCTGGACCACGCCAAGGAGATCAGGACCAAGCTGGAGGGTCTCGGCGCCGTCGCGCTGAAGGCCAAGTCCGCCAAGGGTTCCGGCAAGCTGTTCGGCTCGGTC
This window contains:
- the rpsR gene encoding 30S ribosomal protein S18, whose protein sequence is MAKPPVRKPKKKVCAFCKDKSATQIDYKDTTMLRKFISDRGKIRARRVTGNCSQHQRDVAIAVKNSREMALLPYTSTAR
- the rplI gene encoding 50S ribosomal protein L9; amino-acid sequence: MKLILTADVSGLGDPGDIVEVKDGYGRNYLLPRGLAILATKGATKQVEVIRRAQETRRVRDLDHAKEIRTKLEGLGAVALKAKSAKGSGKLFGSVTTSDVVSAVRSAGGPTLDKRAIELAGHIKTTGHHAVTVRLHPEVTVSLSVDVSSAN